One Streptomyces sp. RPA4-2 genomic window carries:
- a CDS encoding exopolysaccharide biosynthesis polyprenyl glycosylphosphotransferase gives MGRKSRWYLPASLITDLVGAGVPVALTFFAAHQRRAVPTGIVAGLAWAGVQLFRSRYAARSIGESRGTLPVLHDWFILLGVLAVGHAAAGARLRAPLCLAALLPALVLTLLCRKAVHRHLASVRRRAQAVIKVLVVGEAAAADGVTAHLAARTDHPYVAVGAVPVGPGPFASGIRTGERLAAAQPEAPGEDANLVISAVHRLGADLVLVVPGAATSGERLRRLSWGLHDAGIELFVAPGLVEVSVKRLETGSAGGMSLLRVAPPVREGMQPLLKGILDRTIALLGLLALAPVLLVVATAVKLTSPGPVLYLHERVGRAGNPFVMWKFRTMRAGADRQKAELAADNENDGLMFKMRRDPRVTRVGHLLRRTSLDELPQLVNVLKGDMSLVGPRPPLADEVAHYTPVEWRRLSVRPGMTGLWQISGRSDLSWDETIQLDLSYVDNWSFTSDVDVMARTFRAVVDGRGAY, from the coding sequence ATGGGACGCAAGTCCCGTTGGTATCTACCCGCATCGCTGATCACCGACCTCGTCGGCGCCGGCGTTCCGGTCGCGTTGACGTTCTTCGCCGCACACCAGCGGCGGGCGGTGCCGACCGGCATCGTCGCCGGACTCGCCTGGGCGGGCGTCCAGTTGTTCCGCTCGCGCTACGCGGCCCGGTCCATCGGCGAGAGCAGGGGCACGCTTCCGGTGCTCCACGACTGGTTCATCCTGCTGGGTGTGCTCGCGGTGGGGCACGCGGCGGCGGGTGCGCGGCTGCGCGCGCCGCTGTGTCTGGCGGCGTTGCTGCCCGCCCTGGTGCTGACTCTGCTGTGCCGCAAGGCGGTGCACCGTCATCTCGCGTCGGTGCGCCGCAGGGCGCAGGCGGTGATCAAGGTCCTGGTGGTGGGCGAGGCCGCCGCCGCGGACGGGGTCACCGCGCATCTCGCCGCGCGCACCGACCATCCGTACGTGGCGGTGGGCGCCGTCCCGGTCGGACCGGGCCCGTTCGCCTCGGGGATCCGGACCGGGGAGCGGCTCGCCGCCGCCCAGCCGGAGGCACCCGGGGAGGACGCCAACCTGGTCATCAGCGCGGTGCACCGTCTCGGCGCCGATCTGGTGCTGGTCGTCCCGGGCGCCGCGACCTCCGGGGAGCGGCTGCGCCGTCTCTCCTGGGGCCTGCACGACGCCGGCATCGAACTCTTCGTGGCGCCCGGTCTGGTGGAGGTGTCCGTCAAGCGTCTGGAGACCGGATCCGCCGGCGGGATGTCACTGCTGCGGGTGGCCCCACCCGTACGGGAGGGGATGCAGCCGCTGCTCAAGGGGATCCTCGACCGCACCATCGCCCTGCTGGGCCTGCTCGCGCTGGCGCCGGTGCTGCTGGTGGTCGCGACCGCGGTGAAACTGACCTCGCCGGGGCCGGTGCTCTACCTCCATGAACGCGTAGGCCGGGCCGGAAACCCCTTCGTGATGTGGAAGTTCCGCACCATGCGGGCCGGCGCCGACCGCCAGAAGGCGGAACTGGCCGCGGACAACGAGAACGACGGGCTGATGTTCAAGATGCGCCGTGACCCCCGGGTCACCCGGGTCGGGCACTTGCTGCGCCGCACCTCGCTGGACGAACTGCCCCAGCTGGTCAACGTTCTCAAGGGTGACATGTCCCTGGTAGGTCCACGTCCGCCGCTCGCCGACGAGGTGGCGCACTACACACCCGTCGAGTGGCGCCGGCTGTCCGTGCGGCCGGGCATGACCGGTCTGTGGCAGATCAGCGGACGCTCGGACCTCTCCTGGGACGAAACGATTCAGCTGGATCTCAGCTACGTCGACAACTGGTCGTTCACCAGTGACGTGGATGTCATGGCCCGCACGTTCCGCGCCGTCGTCGACGGCCGCGGGGCCTACTGA
- the gmd gene encoding GDP-mannose 4,6-dehydratase: MTKTALITGVTGQDGSYLAELLLSKGYRVHGLVRRSSSFNTERIDHIYQGPQEAERRFVLHHADLADGVALVNLLREIQPDEVYNLGAQSHVRVSFDAPLYTGDVTGLSTLRLLEAIRASGVETRIYQASSSEMFGSTPPPQTEDTPFHPRSPYGAAKVFAYWTTVNYREAYGMFAVNGILFNHESPRRGETFVTRKITRAVARIKAGLQDRLYLGNLDAVRDWGYAPEYVEAMWRMLQHDEPTDYVVATGVPATVRQFLETAFAHADLDWNEHVRYDPKYERPSEVDALIGDASKARETLGWRPTVLVEELARIMVDADVRQVEKELAGAVVRIDR; the protein is encoded by the coding sequence ATGACCAAGACCGCGCTGATCACCGGCGTGACCGGGCAGGACGGCTCGTACCTGGCGGAGCTTCTGTTGTCGAAGGGATACCGGGTGCACGGCCTGGTGCGGCGGTCGTCCAGCTTCAACACCGAGCGGATCGACCACATCTACCAGGGCCCCCAGGAGGCGGAGCGCCGCTTCGTGCTGCACCACGCCGACCTCGCGGACGGGGTGGCACTGGTGAACCTGCTGCGCGAGATACAGCCGGACGAGGTGTACAACCTGGGCGCCCAGTCCCATGTGCGGGTCTCCTTCGACGCGCCGCTCTACACCGGCGACGTGACCGGACTGAGTACGCTGCGGTTGCTGGAGGCCATCCGGGCGAGCGGGGTCGAGACCCGTATCTACCAGGCCTCGTCCTCGGAGATGTTCGGTTCCACACCGCCCCCGCAGACCGAGGACACCCCCTTCCACCCGCGCAGCCCGTACGGCGCCGCGAAGGTCTTCGCGTACTGGACGACCGTCAACTACCGCGAGGCGTACGGCATGTTCGCGGTCAACGGCATCCTGTTCAACCACGAGTCGCCGCGCAGAGGCGAGACCTTCGTGACCCGTAAGATCACCCGCGCCGTCGCCCGGATCAAGGCCGGCCTTCAGGACCGTCTCTACCTGGGCAATCTCGACGCGGTCCGCGACTGGGGGTACGCGCCCGAGTACGTCGAGGCCATGTGGCGGATGCTCCAGCACGACGAGCCGACGGACTACGTGGTCGCCACCGGAGTCCCGGCCACCGTGCGGCAGTTCCTGGAGACCGCGTTCGCCCACGCCGACCTCGACTGGAACGAGCACGTGCGCTACGACCCCAAGTACGAGCGCCCCAGCGAAGTCGACGCACTGATCGGTGACGCGTCCAAGGCGCGCGAGACGCTGGGCTGGCGTCCCACCGTCCTGGTCGAGGAGTTGGCGCGGATCATGGTCGACGCCGACGTGCGGCAGGTGGAGAAGGAACTCGCGGGGGCCGTCGTGCGTATCGACCGCTGA
- a CDS encoding LamG-like jellyroll fold domain-containing protein — MHRSRGLSAALVLSTAAGLGLVALPQPAAALTAPVAFTADDLPTWQTNGIVWALAEAGGTVFAGGTFSQVRPPEGGSGTAQNAVNFVALNAATGNPTSCNLSFTIGSGTATVRALAVSPDKKTLYAGGYFGAVNGTQVSSLAAIDIATCTPKANFHPSVSATVRALAVTNDTVYLGGDFTSVGGSAHARYAAVDATSGAVEPFQADVDEPGRAVAVTPDGSNVILGGDFFTVNGANSHALAVVDAGTGANVRTYPGFIENNSVVKALDTDATGFYTGNEGTGGGVFDGRIALDLSTLDQRWRDTCLGATQAVKSYQNVVYSASHAHDCSSVGEYPDGRRHHLLAEPTSGTNKLGWFPDTNDGLGEGIGPRAMAISEGSDNKYMWVGGEFTTVNGSAAQGLTHFASSPDVGAPTVPSVGAESVKPTEARVRWRASLDTDDTRLTYKVYRNGGSTPVYTVDGDSVEWSRPQLSFTDTNVTAGSTYSYRVTATDGAGNASALSSTATVTVPTSAQKYAAKVLDDGAGLYWRYDESATPFVGDSSPGDQSGIHLNGPSLRQTPAAVTGPSTAIGFNGSNQIVYSDKRTTVPSQYSIETWFKTTTTSGGKLVGFGNNTTQASGNYDKHVYMRNDGRLVFGVWTGTARTITSSAGYNDGTWHHVVATQGSSGMALYVDGTQIGTLAEPDSQSYSGYWHVGGDNLNGWPNQPSSSYFAGQIDETAIYPSVLSAAQVQSHYTLASAPADSVQTVRASDDTYVNAGAASTNYGTSTSLAVRGSAAYETYLRFDLPAAPAGTVLKSARLAVKTTTLSSAGSTDDFAVRPVTGSWTEAGTTYTSKPALSSTAVGTLSGATDLSTVYSAALDTGALSPALGGSYGLALTSTGADALWLWSSEASTAENTPQLVLTFGAP; from the coding sequence ATGCACAGATCCAGAGGGCTCAGCGCCGCCCTTGTCCTTTCCACCGCGGCAGGCCTGGGCCTGGTGGCCCTGCCGCAACCGGCGGCCGCGCTGACCGCGCCCGTCGCCTTCACCGCCGACGACCTGCCGACCTGGCAGACCAACGGCATCGTGTGGGCGCTCGCGGAAGCGGGCGGCACGGTCTTCGCGGGCGGCACCTTCTCCCAGGTGCGCCCGCCCGAGGGGGGAAGCGGCACCGCGCAGAACGCGGTGAACTTCGTCGCGTTGAACGCGGCGACCGGCAATCCCACGTCCTGCAACCTGTCCTTCACCATCGGAAGCGGCACCGCGACCGTGCGGGCGCTCGCCGTCTCACCGGACAAGAAGACGCTCTACGCGGGCGGTTACTTCGGCGCGGTCAACGGCACGCAGGTCAGCAGCCTCGCCGCCATCGACATCGCCACCTGCACGCCCAAGGCGAACTTCCACCCCAGCGTGTCCGCCACGGTGCGAGCGCTCGCTGTCACGAACGACACCGTGTACCTGGGCGGAGACTTCACCTCCGTCGGGGGCAGCGCGCACGCGCGGTACGCGGCGGTCGACGCCACCAGCGGCGCGGTCGAGCCGTTCCAGGCCGACGTCGACGAGCCCGGCCGGGCCGTCGCCGTCACCCCTGACGGCAGCAACGTGATCCTCGGCGGCGACTTCTTCACCGTCAACGGCGCGAACTCGCACGCCCTGGCCGTCGTCGACGCCGGCACGGGCGCCAACGTCCGCACCTACCCGGGGTTCATCGAGAACAACTCGGTGGTCAAGGCGCTCGACACCGACGCCACCGGCTTCTACACCGGCAACGAGGGCACCGGCGGCGGCGTCTTCGACGGCCGTATCGCGCTCGACCTGTCCACGCTGGACCAGCGGTGGCGCGACACCTGCCTGGGCGCCACCCAGGCCGTCAAGTCGTACCAGAACGTGGTGTACAGCGCCTCGCACGCGCACGACTGCTCCAGCGTCGGGGAGTACCCCGACGGGCGCCGTCACCACCTGCTCGCGGAACCGACCAGCGGCACCAACAAGCTGGGCTGGTTCCCGGACACCAACGACGGTCTGGGCGAGGGCATCGGCCCGCGCGCCATGGCGATATCCGAGGGCTCCGACAACAAGTACATGTGGGTCGGCGGCGAGTTCACCACCGTCAACGGATCGGCGGCCCAGGGCCTGACGCACTTCGCGTCGTCCCCGGACGTCGGCGCGCCGACCGTGCCCTCGGTCGGCGCCGAGTCCGTCAAACCGACCGAGGCCCGCGTCCGCTGGCGCGCCAGCCTCGACACGGACGACACCAGGTTGACGTACAAGGTCTACCGCAACGGCGGTTCGACGCCCGTCTACACGGTCGACGGCGACTCCGTGGAGTGGTCGCGTCCGCAGCTGTCGTTCACCGACACCAACGTCACCGCCGGTTCCACGTACAGCTACCGGGTGACCGCGACCGACGGTGCCGGCAACGCCTCCGCGCTGTCCTCCACGGCCACGGTGACGGTGCCCACGTCCGCCCAGAAGTACGCGGCGAAGGTGCTCGACGACGGCGCCGGTCTCTACTGGCGCTATGACGAGTCCGCCACCCCGTTCGTCGGTGACAGCTCGCCGGGCGACCAGAGCGGCATCCACCTCAACGGGCCCTCGCTGCGCCAGACTCCGGCCGCCGTGACCGGTCCGTCGACCGCCATCGGCTTCAACGGCAGCAACCAGATCGTCTACAGCGACAAGCGCACCACGGTGCCGAGTCAGTACTCGATCGAGACCTGGTTCAAGACGACCACCACCAGTGGCGGGAAGCTCGTCGGGTTCGGCAACAACACCACCCAGGCCAGCGGTAATTACGACAAGCACGTCTACATGCGCAACGACGGCCGCCTGGTCTTCGGCGTGTGGACGGGCACCGCCCGCACCATCACCTCGTCCGCCGGCTACAACGACGGCACCTGGCACCACGTCGTCGCCACCCAGGGCTCCTCCGGGATGGCGCTGTACGTGGACGGCACCCAGATCGGCACGCTCGCCGAGCCCGACAGCCAGAGCTACAGCGGCTACTGGCACGTCGGTGGCGACAACCTCAACGGCTGGCCGAACCAGCCCTCCAGCAGCTACTTCGCCGGGCAGATCGACGAGACCGCGATCTATCCGTCGGTGCTGAGCGCGGCCCAGGTGCAGAGCCACTACACCCTGGCCTCGGCTCCGGCCGACAGCGTGCAGACCGTCCGCGCGTCGGACGACACGTACGTCAACGCCGGTGCCGCGAGCACCAACTACGGCACCTCCACCTCGCTGGCGGTGCGGGGCAGCGCGGCGTACGAGACGTACCTGCGCTTCGACCTGCCGGCGGCACCGGCCGGGACCGTGCTCAAGAGCGCGCGGCTCGCGGTGAAGACGACCACGCTGAGCAGCGCGGGCAGCACGGACGACTTCGCTGTACGGCCGGTCACCGGAAGCTGGACGGAGGCGGGGACCACCTACACCTCCAAGCCCGCGCTGTCCTCGACCGCGGTCGGCACCCTCAGCGGTGCCACCGACCTGTCGACGGTCTACTCTGCGGCACTCGACACCGGGGCACTCTCCCCGGCCCTCGGGGGCAGCTACGGCCTGGCGCTCACCAGCACCGGGGCGGACGCGCTGTGGCTCTGGTCCAGTGAAGCGTCGACTGCGGAGAACACCCCGCAGCTGGTGCTGACCTTCGGGGCGCCGTAA
- a CDS encoding LCP family protein, with the protein MLATVCARYGRGRTALMWGYVVGDKSTTEAEVTGRDEVVDREEEASGAGSAEAEPADVQEPARDPSDQAIDASGDPSARPRRRRSRARRVLLGALVLFAVGLFMVGGVVWWAVEHYTGNVDRISGVFPTQVPAAAQPAPSEGGQTFLLVGVDSRSELPTTGRDAKAPEWKYGAQRSDTMMLVHLPADHSGAYVVSLPRDAWVDIPGHGKAKLNAAFSWGGPPLLIDTVQRLTKVRVDHLAVIDWDGFKNLTDSLGGVDLVVDGASRHMNGTQALTYVRERHHLARGDFDRTHRQQYFLRTVLAKVMRPSTFTNPVKAGKVLDDLTAAVSVDDRLGDGDLRDLLWDNRNVRPGNMVFMNAPAKGTDMISGQSVVLLDAGAGADLWRSMRKDTVDDYLQSHDVDRLGATTS; encoded by the coding sequence GTGCTGGCTACAGTGTGCGCCCGGTACGGAAGGGGCCGTACCGCGCTGATGTGGGGGTACGTGGTGGGGGACAAGAGCACGACCGAGGCCGAAGTGACAGGCCGGGACGAAGTCGTGGACCGGGAGGAGGAGGCGAGCGGAGCCGGCTCGGCGGAAGCCGAACCCGCGGACGTCCAGGAGCCGGCAAGAGACCCGTCGGACCAGGCGATCGACGCCTCCGGAGACCCGAGTGCGCGGCCCCGGCGGCGCAGAAGCCGTGCGCGTCGAGTGCTCCTGGGGGCGCTCGTACTGTTCGCCGTGGGCCTGTTCATGGTGGGCGGAGTCGTCTGGTGGGCCGTCGAGCACTACACCGGGAACGTCGACCGCATCTCCGGAGTCTTCCCGACACAGGTCCCCGCCGCGGCGCAGCCGGCACCCTCCGAGGGCGGTCAGACCTTCCTCCTCGTCGGCGTCGACAGCCGCTCCGAACTGCCCACCACGGGCCGCGACGCCAAGGCCCCCGAGTGGAAGTACGGGGCCCAGCGCAGTGACACGATGATGCTCGTCCACCTCCCGGCCGACCATTCCGGCGCGTACGTCGTCTCGCTGCCCCGTGACGCGTGGGTGGACATCCCCGGACACGGAAAGGCCAAGCTCAACGCGGCCTTCTCCTGGGGCGGACCTCCGCTGCTCATCGACACCGTGCAGCGGCTGACGAAGGTGCGCGTCGACCATCTCGCCGTCATCGACTGGGACGGCTTCAAGAACCTCACCGACTCCCTGGGCGGAGTGGACCTCGTCGTGGACGGCGCCAGCCGCCACATGAACGGCACCCAGGCCCTGACCTACGTACGTGAGCGCCACCACCTGGCTCGCGGCGACTTCGACCGGACGCACCGTCAGCAGTACTTCCTGCGCACGGTGCTGGCGAAGGTCATGCGCCCGTCGACCTTCACCAACCCCGTCAAGGCAGGCAAGGTGCTGGACGACCTCACCGCTGCCGTGAGCGTCGACGACCGGCTCGGCGACGGCGACCTGCGCGACCTGCTGTGGGACAACAGGAACGTGCGCCCCGGGAACATGGTGTTCATGAACGCTCCCGCCAAGGGGACCGACATGATCTCCGGCCAGTCCGTGGTCCTCCTGGACGCCGGTGCCGGAGCCGACCTGTGGCGGTCCATGCGCAAGGACACCGTCGACGACTACCTTCAGTCGCACGACGTCGACCGGCTCGGTGCCACGACATCCTGA
- a CDS encoding glycoside hydrolase family 71 protein, with the protein MTEQPARPARRHGKPSGRRRRTALGAVFGLLLIGLIAGTGLALDREDAVPRAERTNTAALPFDLPAAGVLRAGPHKVFAHYFPPYPLSLDNQPAQRDYYARNYLTPQGEEGKHAAYGGLLRDRPLPVSPSDGDWQLANLETEVRTARDSGIDGFTVDILSLTGANRQRVDMLLRAARRVDPGFRIVLMPDMTSLHTDPRTLADQLALLAASPSAYRLADGRLVVAPFKAEAQDPAWWGQVTARLREHGIGTALVPVFLDFRANAERFAPVSYAFSSWGNRSYTRQDNVPGDIQLAHALGKKWMQAVSVQDARPNQGIYDEAGNTATLRSTWNHAISDGADWVQLTTWNDYSEGSQFAPSLHNGRTYLDICSYYLTRFKTGAWPRIVRDTVYVTSRVQFTDAGSASLQPRLMRPRPGTAQPRDQVELLTYLTAPAAVSARVGTVPHAYRAPVGVNAQDLPLTPGRTEVVIRRAGDTAAAVTTRYPARRTATVQDLQYYAVSSGR; encoded by the coding sequence ATGACGGAACAGCCCGCTCGTCCAGCGCGCCGGCACGGTAAGCCGTCAGGCCGGCGGCGGCGCACCGCACTCGGTGCCGTTTTCGGCCTGCTCCTGATCGGGCTGATCGCCGGCACCGGCCTGGCCCTCGACCGGGAGGACGCCGTGCCCCGCGCCGAGCGGACGAACACCGCGGCGCTCCCCTTCGACCTGCCGGCCGCCGGTGTGCTGCGCGCCGGCCCGCACAAGGTCTTCGCGCACTACTTCCCGCCGTATCCGCTCTCCCTCGACAACCAGCCCGCCCAACGCGACTACTACGCCCGCAACTACCTCACGCCACAGGGCGAAGAGGGCAAGCACGCGGCCTACGGCGGACTGCTGCGCGACCGGCCCCTGCCCGTGTCGCCGTCCGACGGCGACTGGCAACTCGCCAATCTGGAAACAGAGGTGAGGACCGCCCGTGACTCCGGGATCGACGGATTCACCGTCGACATCCTCTCCCTGACCGGCGCCAATCGTCAGCGCGTCGACATGCTGCTGCGTGCGGCGCGGCGCGTCGATCCCGGTTTCCGCATCGTGCTGATGCCGGACATGACCTCCCTGCACACCGACCCGCGCACTCTCGCCGACCAGTTGGCCCTGCTCGCCGCGTCCCCGTCCGCATACCGGCTGGCCGACGGGCGCCTCGTGGTCGCCCCGTTCAAGGCCGAGGCCCAGGACCCCGCCTGGTGGGGCCAGGTCACCGCGCGGCTGCGCGAACACGGCATCGGCACCGCGCTGGTCCCGGTCTTCCTGGACTTCCGCGCCAACGCCGAGAGGTTCGCTCCGGTCAGCTACGCCTTCTCGTCCTGGGGCAACCGCAGCTACACCCGTCAGGACAACGTGCCCGGCGACATCCAGCTCGCGCATGCGCTGGGGAAGAAGTGGATGCAGGCCGTGTCCGTGCAGGACGCCCGGCCCAATCAGGGGATCTACGACGAGGCCGGCAACACCGCCACCCTGCGGTCGACCTGGAACCACGCGATCTCCGACGGCGCTGACTGGGTGCAGCTCACCACCTGGAACGACTACTCGGAGGGCAGCCAGTTCGCTCCCTCGCTGCACAACGGCCGCACGTACCTGGACATCTGCTCGTACTACCTCACCCGTTTCAAGACGGGGGCCTGGCCGCGGATCGTCCGTGACACCGTGTACGTCACCTCCCGTGTCCAGTTCACCGATGCCGGCAGTGCCTCGCTTCAGCCCCGGCTGATGCGTCCGCGTCCGGGCACCGCGCAGCCGCGTGACCAGGTGGAACTGCTCACCTACCTGACGGCGCCCGCCGCGGTGTCCGCGCGCGTGGGCACCGTGCCCCACGCCTACCGCGCTCCCGTCGGCGTGAACGCCCAGGACCTGCCGCTGACCCCGGGCCGAACCGAGGTCGTGATCCGCCGCGCGGGGGACACCGCCGCGGCCGTCACGACCCGCTATCCGGCGCGGCGCACGGCCACGGTGCAGGACCTTCAGTACTACGCGGTCTCCAGCGGACGGTGA
- a CDS encoding GDP-L-fucose synthase, producing MTASLLPERARVFVAGHRGLVGSAVARRLAAEGHEVLTRTRAELDLRDATRTAAELAALRPDAVVLAAAKVGGIMANSTQPVQFLEENLQIQLSVIAGAHAAGVGRLLFLGSSCIYPKHAPQPISEDALLTGPLEPTNEAYALAKIAGIVQVQSYRRQYGASYISAMPTNLYGPGDNFDLETSHVLPALIRRFHEAAAEGREEIVLWGSGTPRREFLHVDDLAAACAVLLRSYDGDEPVNVGCGNDLTISELAATVAEVTGFTGRIAWDTSRPDGTPRKLLDISRIAELGWKPAIPLRDGIAATYAHWRDGADG from the coding sequence ATGACCGCATCGCTCCTGCCCGAACGCGCCCGTGTCTTCGTCGCCGGCCACCGTGGCCTGGTGGGCTCCGCCGTGGCCCGCCGGCTCGCCGCCGAAGGACACGAGGTGCTCACCCGTACCCGCGCCGAACTGGACCTGCGCGACGCCACCCGCACCGCGGCCGAACTGGCCGCCCTGCGCCCCGACGCGGTGGTGCTCGCCGCCGCGAAGGTCGGCGGCATCATGGCCAACAGCACCCAGCCGGTGCAGTTCCTGGAGGAGAACCTCCAGATCCAGCTCAGCGTGATAGCCGGGGCCCACGCCGCCGGCGTGGGCCGCCTGCTCTTCCTCGGGTCGTCCTGCATCTACCCCAAGCACGCTCCCCAGCCGATCAGCGAGGACGCGCTGCTGACCGGTCCGCTGGAGCCCACCAACGAGGCGTACGCACTCGCCAAGATCGCGGGCATCGTCCAGGTGCAGTCCTACCGGCGCCAGTACGGCGCGTCGTACATCAGCGCCATGCCGACCAATCTCTATGGGCCCGGTGACAACTTCGACCTGGAGACGTCGCACGTCCTGCCCGCGCTCATCCGCCGCTTCCACGAGGCCGCGGCCGAGGGGCGCGAGGAGATCGTCCTGTGGGGCAGTGGCACCCCGCGCCGGGAATTCCTGCACGTGGACGACCTCGCCGCGGCCTGCGCCGTACTGCTGCGCTCCTACGACGGTGACGAGCCGGTCAACGTGGGTTGCGGCAACGACCTCACCATCAGCGAACTGGCCGCGACGGTCGCCGAGGTCACCGGCTTCACCGGCCGGATCGCCTGGGACACGAGCCGGCCCGACGGCACCCCGCGCAAGCTGCTCGACATCTCGCGGATCGCGGAACTCGGCTGGAAGCCGGCGATCCCGTTGCGCGACGGCATCGCCGCCACCTACGCCCACTGGCGCGACGGCGCCGACGGCTGA